A region from the Prevotella melaninogenica genome encodes:
- a CDS encoding BT_3987 domain-containing protein: MNINNIKTLVLSMLGMALVVSCSESIDVPLVPESGYKTLENNLAFITDKYGCSNQDSLVFNEKGSTDFYVNLVQAAKANEEYTLAYDAKALENYNKAHGTSFEALPESLVKVSGTATVNVGAVKSSKVEVSYTTATNLKENGVFAIPLSVKGASQTSKDKGEFVLFVRDITKMPNCHKDNGLQVISCMEVNDANPLHNLCYTLKESKKYVFDQVILFSGNINYNAETGEVYNYNNENVQHLLDYKEKYLKPLQEKGMKVILGILGNHDRSGVANLSKEGAIKFAQELKAVVDAYELDGIFFDDEYSNYGTYPGFVSPSIEAASRLCYECKRIMPDKLIEVYVYSRTGSLYSVDGHKPGEFIDYALQDYGRYGDLSNNYEGLSPKGMIQGSSEFGQGRIISFNTATSIKSDGYGGTMVFGLTPQNGYVTRLNNITRAFYGEETVRTGSYAKDW; this comes from the coding sequence ATGAATATCAATAATATAAAAACACTCGTACTCTCAATGCTCGGTATGGCTTTGGTCGTATCCTGCTCGGAGAGCATTGATGTGCCTCTTGTTCCCGAAAGCGGTTACAAGACATTGGAGAATAATCTTGCATTCATTACCGACAAGTATGGCTGTAGCAATCAAGATTCCCTTGTCTTCAATGAAAAAGGTTCTACTGATTTCTATGTGAACCTTGTTCAGGCAGCTAAGGCAAATGAGGAATATACGCTGGCTTATGATGCCAAGGCACTTGAGAATTATAACAAGGCACACGGTACAAGCTTTGAAGCTTTGCCTGAATCGCTTGTCAAGGTGAGTGGTACTGCTACGGTAAATGTTGGTGCGGTGAAATCTTCAAAGGTAGAGGTGAGCTATACCACGGCTACCAATTTGAAGGAAAATGGTGTTTTTGCTATTCCGCTAAGCGTGAAGGGTGCAAGTCAGACTTCAAAGGATAAGGGTGAGTTCGTTCTTTTTGTACGTGATATCACCAAGATGCCAAACTGTCACAAAGACAATGGGTTGCAGGTAATCAGTTGTATGGAGGTGAACGATGCTAATCCACTTCATAACCTTTGTTACACGTTGAAAGAATCAAAGAAGTATGTCTTCGACCAAGTTATTCTTTTTTCTGGTAACATTAATTACAATGCTGAGACTGGTGAGGTGTATAACTATAATAATGAGAATGTACAGCACCTGCTTGATTACAAGGAAAAATATCTCAAACCTTTGCAGGAGAAAGGTATGAAGGTAATCCTCGGTATTCTTGGAAACCATGACCGTTCTGGTGTAGCCAACCTCTCTAAGGAGGGTGCTATTAAGTTTGCACAGGAATTGAAAGCTGTTGTTGATGCTTATGAACTTGATGGTATATTCTTTGATGATGAGTATTCTAATTATGGTACCTACCCAGGTTTTGTTTCACCTTCCATTGAGGCAGCATCTCGTCTCTGCTATGAGTGCAAGAGAATAATGCCTGATAAACTCATAGAAGTTTATGTCTATAGCCGTACTGGCAGTTTGTATTCTGTCGATGGTCATAAGCCTGGTGAGTTTATTGATTATGCTCTGCAAGATTATGGGCGTTATGGCGATTTGTCTAATAATTATGAAGGGTTGTCTCCTAAGGGCATGATACAAGGCTCATCAGAGTTTGGACAGGGACGTATTATTTCTTTTAATACTGCAACTTCTATCAAGTCTGATGGCTATGGTGGTACGATGGTCTTTGGTTTAACTCCACAAAATGGTTATGTAACTCGCCT
- a CDS encoding DUF1735 and LamG domain-containing protein: MKKLFKYVPVLVAALLIAACQNNDEADFASKAFIDGKTFTSETIIKDASTMVKSLKLSTSRPAEKDLKATFVVAKQLVDTYNKAYYSNAVLLPDSCYKVLVSEVKINQGSVKSNEAQFEFSKLGGLDRSTTYVLPVTVECNDIAVLQSAKNYYFVFRAGALINVVADMSKNYLQVDWKTPDLVTDMHQITMEALIYPREFGKLISTVMGIEGKFLMRIGDAGFPDNQIQIATSSGNFPDADSNKGLQTKRWQHVAMTYNADTREVKVYVNGLLQSKGTLRMGTVSIKGDSPDRMFLIGKSYDDARWFEGNMSEVRVWNVVRTQEEIAGHIYSVDPKTPGLVGYWKMDDPNSPNIVKDATGNGNDAKADKPLPWHNVSLPEK, from the coding sequence ATGAAGAAGCTATTTAAATATGTTCCTGTACTGGTGGCAGCCCTGTTAATAGCTGCATGCCAGAATAATGATGAAGCCGACTTTGCAAGTAAGGCGTTCATAGATGGAAAGACGTTCACCAGTGAGACCATTATCAAAGATGCAAGCACTATGGTGAAGTCGTTGAAACTCTCTACATCTCGTCCCGCAGAAAAGGATTTAAAGGCAACTTTTGTTGTTGCTAAGCAACTTGTTGATACCTATAATAAAGCTTATTATAGTAATGCAGTGTTGCTACCTGATAGCTGTTATAAGGTCCTCGTTAGTGAAGTGAAGATTAATCAGGGTAGTGTAAAGAGCAATGAGGCGCAGTTCGAGTTCTCTAAACTCGGTGGCTTGGATCGTTCAACAACATATGTCTTGCCTGTAACTGTGGAATGCAATGACATTGCAGTCCTTCAGTCTGCAAAGAATTATTACTTTGTATTCCGTGCAGGTGCGCTTATCAATGTTGTTGCAGATATGAGCAAGAACTATCTACAAGTAGACTGGAAGACTCCTGACTTGGTTACAGATATGCATCAGATTACAATGGAGGCACTCATTTATCCACGTGAGTTTGGTAAGCTTATTTCTACAGTGATGGGTATCGAGGGTAAGTTCCTTATGCGTATCGGTGACGCAGGTTTCCCTGATAATCAGATTCAGATAGCAACCAGTAGTGGAAACTTCCCTGATGCAGATTCTAACAAAGGCTTGCAGACTAAGCGTTGGCAGCATGTGGCAATGACTTATAATGCTGATACACGTGAGGTGAAAGTATATGTCAATGGTCTTTTGCAGTCAAAAGGTACGCTTCGTATGGGTACGGTTTCTATCAAGGGCGATTCACCTGACCGTATGTTCCTCATTGGTAAGTCTTATGATGATGCCCGTTGGTTTGAGGGTAATATGTCTGAGGTACGTGTTTGGAATGTCGTTCGTACACAAGAGGAGATTGCTGGACATATTTATAGTGTCGATCCAAAGACTCCTGGTCTTGTGGGATATTGGAAGATGGACGACCCTAATAGTCCTAATATTGTAAAGGACGCTACTGGTAATGGTAATGACGCTAAGGCAGACAAACCTCTTCCTTGGCACAATGTTTCATTGCCAGAGAAATAA
- a CDS encoding glycoside hydrolase family 18, protein MKHIIKYIAYSTVCAAALLMSSCDTDVEPVEINQPGIERQNPELYKNYLAGIRAYKASNHKIMMSWFDNSQTVPFTQAQHINAIPDSVDYVVLTNPGTITEQMMQEIEEVRSQKGMKVVFQISCDAIKTVYEAQKKAFMEKPENARKKFRDFNGFLVDSVNTQLHFIDKYNYDGVIMDFNAKLTYYLTDEEKAEAIALENVFLGISKDWKERHKDKELIIMGRPQHVTEKSLFAQARYLIIPTQDEKSVSGVDYLVRKAMVEGVPTDKFIVLANNKSIDETDTKTGYWGKTLAMHSIAKYVASDHTGYTCAGMGLLNANVDYYNASFTYPNLRKVISTINPTVKE, encoded by the coding sequence ATGAAACATATCATTAAATATATAGCATATTCAACTGTCTGTGCAGCGGCTTTGCTTATGTCAAGCTGCGATACAGATGTTGAACCTGTAGAAATAAACCAGCCAGGTATAGAACGTCAAAACCCTGAACTCTATAAGAATTACCTTGCTGGTATCCGTGCTTACAAGGCAAGCAATCATAAGATTATGATGTCATGGTTTGACAACAGTCAGACTGTTCCGTTTACACAGGCACAACATATCAATGCTATTCCTGATAGTGTTGACTATGTTGTACTGACGAATCCTGGAACGATTACTGAACAAATGATGCAGGAAATCGAAGAGGTAAGAAGTCAGAAAGGAATGAAAGTTGTGTTTCAGATAAGTTGTGATGCTATCAAAACTGTTTATGAAGCACAGAAGAAAGCCTTTATGGAAAAGCCAGAGAATGCACGTAAGAAATTCCGTGATTTCAATGGCTTCTTGGTTGATTCCGTCAATACACAGTTACATTTTATTGACAAGTATAACTATGATGGAGTAATTATGGACTTCAATGCGAAGTTAACATATTATCTCACGGATGAGGAAAAGGCTGAGGCTATTGCTTTGGAGAATGTTTTCTTAGGCATTTCTAAAGACTGGAAAGAGCGTCATAAGGACAAAGAGTTGATTATAATGGGTCGTCCACAGCATGTTACAGAGAAGAGTCTGTTTGCTCAGGCACGTTATCTCATTATTCCAACACAGGACGAGAAGTCCGTTTCAGGTGTTGATTATTTGGTTCGCAAAGCAATGGTAGAAGGTGTACCGACTGATAAGTTCATCGTGTTGGCAAACAATAAATCTATTGATGAAACCGACACCAAGACTGGTTATTGGGGTAAGACATTGGCAATGCATAGTATTGCAAAATACGTAGCATCAGACCATACTGGTTATACCTGTGCCGGAATGGGCTTATTAAATGCTAATGTTGACTATTACAATGCCTCATTCACTTATCCGAATTTACGTAAGGTAATTTCAACTATCAATCCAACCGTTAAAGAGTAA